In Phycisphaerales bacterium, the sequence GTTCGCGATAAAAAAATACCCCGCGTAGAGATTGCTCCCGCCCTCGTTGCTCTTGAACTCGGTGCAGCGCATGCGGATCGACTCTGGCTCGCGCGGGAGGCGCACCATCGATCCGGGCTTGCTCGAGTACGTGTTGTTCAGGCGAACGTGCTTCACCTGTCCCTTGAGCAACTCGGGGGCGCTCGGGTCGTTGCTGAACCGCTTCGTATCAAGAGGGAGCAGCAGATCCTCGGGGAGCGAGCCGAGTTGCAGCCCGCCGCCCACGAAGCACCGATCCGGCACATGCGGCACGGTGTCGATCATCCCGGTGTAGTACGCGAGATGCAGTTCGAGCACGATGGGCTTCTCGCCCGGGGCGGGATGCTTCTCGATGTACACGCGCGAGAGGTAGTTGTCCGTCCCCAGCGTCTTCTCGACCTCGGCTTCTTCTCGACGGTCCGTGCCGATTCGGATCCACGACTCGGTCTCGAGGGGGATGTCGCTGGTGACTCGACCGGACTCGGGATGGATCGCCTCCTTGCGGAGCGAGAACTTCGCCGCTTTGATCGCGGCGTTCATCCCTATTGCCGAGGCGAGCATGAGCGTGAGCGCGACACCAAACGCAACGGTCTTGAAGGGGTGGCGGGTGTTCATGCCGCGGACTCCTTCGCGCCGCGATCGGTGACGATGATCCGCTCGAGCGCCCACATCATCAGGAGAAAAAGCCCCAAACCGGGGACGAGCAGAAGCGTCCCGATGATCTTGTGGGTCTCCCCCTTGGTGAACTCGGGATTCGAGAGCGAGGCCAGCCCCAGCACCGCGACGCGGATCACGTTCATGAAAACCGCGACCGGGACCGACATGAGCAGGAGCGCGATCCGCTGCCACCACTGCGTGCTCCGGATCAGCCCCACGGCCCCGGCGAGCGCCACGAACGCGACAACCATGCGCATCCCCGAGCAGGCGTCGGCGACATTGAGTTTCACCTCACCCGAGGAGGGGCTGGTGATCGAGAGGATGTTCCCCTGCACGTCCACCACATACCCAAAGAGCCCGCTCAGCATCGAGAGGAGCGCGCCTGCGCCATGCGAGGCGAGGATCTTCAGTGGAAACGTCAGTCCGTTCATGATCGCTTCCGAGATCGTGATCCCCATCGCCAGATACAGGATTGGCAGCGCGGTCAGTCGCAGCACGCCGGGCCCGAACAGCAGGAGAACCAGCGACCCCAGCGTCCCGATGATCGAGAGCCCCTGGAGCATGTGGTTCGGGAACCCGACGGTAAAGAAGACATACGAGAAGATGCCCAGGCACATCGGCGCCAGCGCCGGCCAGAACGCCCTCGCCGTCGTCCGGTTCAATGCCTCCCGACGGGTCCATACCAGATACCCTGAGACCAGAGGCACCACAAACGCGTGCCCCCAGTCATCCAGGTACATCGTCGAGTACTCGATCTGTGTCGCGAACCAACGATAGAACAGGCCCACAAACGCGAGCGTCAGCAGGCCCGCGCCCACGAGCGAACTCGGCGACGTGAACGCGCGCGCGACCGTGTCTGGGGCTCCAAGCCCAAGGGCGGTCCGTGTTTGCGTGCCTGCGGAACTCAACCGTTCAATCCCCGTCACGTTCGATGGACAAACAAGGCCTCGTCGTGAGTCGATGAGGCCCGGCATGCATTCTCGGTCTCTCGCCAATCCATCGGCTGTTGACAACGCCCACCCGCGTCCGATCGGGCGGTTCGGACGGTCTGGAACGCACAAACCGCCCCCCGTCCCCCCGCGCACCGACATTGGCAGCGATACCCCGACGATGCCAGAACGCGAGGAACCGAACCATCCATGCCCCACTACGCCTCAGGCGGGCAGGATTGTTCGCCGCTGCTCGCCCGGTTTCACCTGGGTTCACAGAGAAATAGCAAACAAATACCTACTGGACGATTGCGCAATAATTGCGCGAACGCCACGGAGCAGAATGAATCAGTTGTTGGTGAGGCGTCGGGCGCCGTAGACCTCGGTGTCGAAGTTTCGATCGAGGAGGAATCCGAAGCCATAGGACATCCGGAACCCGTTGCGGATGACCGCCAGGGGCTGGGCCCAGAAGTTGGTCCCGACGTTGATGAGGTCGTCGGGCTTGAGGATGATGTCCGGCTCGGTCTCGTTCGCGATCGCCCGGAGATTGATCCGGATTGTTGCCTGGCGCTTCTCGCTGACGATTCGGGTCAGTTCAGTACGCTCGGGGATGGCGAACGTGCCAAGACCACCGCTCGACACGATGGCACGGCGGACCGTGAACAGCCCATTGGCGGGCAACTGGTATGGCCCGGGCCGCCCGACGTTGCCACCCATGTACACAAACCCCGACGGCTGGGGCGGGATGCGGATCACGTCGCCCGGGCGGACGACGACATTCACCTCACGACGACCCTCATCGAGCAGTTTCTTCAACGGGATGCGGATGATGCGCTGGGTGGCGATGTCGCCGCCGGGTGTGCCTCCGGGCTGGGCCGCGGCGCGATCTTCCTGGATGCGGACCCACTGCCCGTTGAGGAAGACCCAATCCGAGAGGCCCGACGAGGCCGTGGCGCTGGGCTGAGCGTTGGCGGCCGGGGGCATGCGCTCGGGAAGATCGATCACGGGCTTGGACGCCTCGGGCTGCCTCGAGAGGGCCGCCGGCGAGGGCGTGCTCTTGGTGCCGTCCGGATTCGTGATGGTGTTGAGGAGTTCGTCGAACTTCGAGGGGTCCATCGGCGCGTTGCCGGCGTCTGGATCGGCCGGCGTCGTCGTGTTCCCGCCGGTCAGTCCTCGGGCCTGATCCGAAAGTCGCACCTGACGAATGACATAGACATAGGGTGCGTTGCTGTCGATCTGCCCGCCCGCGGTCAGGGCCTCGGAGAGTCGATAGTCGGAATCCGGGATGAAGTACTGCCCGGGCTGGTTCACGGCTCCAACGAGCGTGAAGACCTGCTGACGCTGCGACATCGGGCGGATCTGCGCCAACGGGTTCGGCACAAGGCGCTTCATCGCCTGCATCACCGCTTCTTCCGCCTGGGTCTGCGTCATTCTCGCGACGTACACGTCGCCCAACTGGGGCACGGGGAGGAACCCGCGCGTATCGATCGTCAGTTCGAGTTCCTCGGAACGCCCCGGCTCGATCAGGTCCCACGCCACCAATGTCACGCGATCGCCAGGCGACAAGCGGTACTTCGTCGGCACCGGGAGCAGGTCCGCCGGGAGCGGGTCGCTGTACTCGACCGCGGCACCACGATCCTCGATCACCGCGATGCGGTCGAGAATCGGCATGACCCGCGGCGTGTGGTTGAACGCCCCGAGTTGGCTCGGGTCCATGAACGATTGCACCTCACACCCGGAAAGCCCCGCGAGGCCCGCCAGCGCGAGAACGCCGCCGATCGCGACGCGGAAGGTGAAGGGACGAGTGGCAGCGGCAGAATGGGTGTGCGAGTCCACGCACGGCTCCTTAGGAAGCGAGCCCGATGCCGTGTGCACCGGGACAGGTGAGGACAGTACGTCGATGCCGCGACAAAGATCGCGACGGCCGATAATACGAGTGCAACCAGCGAGACGTTGGATCGGCGAGACCCTCACTGCAACGCGAGAATCCCCACCAGGAAGGCACCCCGCTCCGCGATGTGGCGGTCATCATCCTCGTGAGAGCGAGATTTCCATGCCATCATCTCGCGTCGTCGGAGCCGATCGGGCCGATTCCTACACTGTGGATATGGACGAGATCGGTACCACCGCCAGCGCCCCGGGTCCCAGGCACATCGTGCCTACCGCTGCCAAGCATGAAGCGGCGAAATCTGCGCTCCAGCCGGCCGCGTCGGATCCCACCACCCGCACCCTGGCCCGCCACCCCAGGCCCGCCGGGGGCGATCCCCTCCGCCGCGTCGATCCACCGGCCTTCAGCCTCAGCAACATGGTCCTCAACAACGAGGGCGGGGCCGTCTCGCAGTTGTCCCTCAAGCGCAAGCCGCCCTGGCTCCGAGCGAAGGTGCCCGGCGGCGAGGGATACAAACGCCTCAAGGGCGTCCTCTCGGAGCATCGCCTCTTCACCGTTTGCGAGGAAGCCAGTTGCCCCAACCTCGGCGAGTGCTGGGCGCGCGGCGTCGCGACCATCATGATCCTGGGCGACACCTGCACCCGCGCCTGCGGCTTCTGCAACGTGAAGACGGGCCGCCCGCCCACGCTCGACCGCGACGAGCCTCGGCGCGTCGCCGAGAGCCTGAGATTGATGTGGGAGGAAGCGAACCTCAAACACATCGTCATCACCAGCGTGAACCGCGACGAACTCCCCGATGGCGGGGCAGGGATCTGGGCCGAGACGATCCTCCGCAGCCGCGAGGCCTGCCCGACGATGTCGATCGAGGTGCTGATCCCCGACTTCGAGGGCAACTGGGGCGCGCTCCAGATGGTGATCGATGCGAAGCCCCACATCATCAATCACAACATCGAGTGCGTCCGCCGGATGTACCCCGCCGTGAGGCCGAGCGCCAAGTTCGACCGCTCGGTGGAACTCCTGAGGCGCGTGAAGGATCAGGGCCTTGTCGCGAAGACCGGCATCATGGTGGGCATCGGCGAGCGCGACGAGGAAGTCCTCGACCTGATGGATCAGGTCCAACGCGGCACACGCGTCACGAATGCCGAATCACGAATGCCGAATGCCGCGACACATGCCGCTGATTCCTGCGACATCCTCACCATCGGGCAGTACCTCCAGCCGACGCGGAATCACCTTCCGATCGACCGTTGGGTGACGCCCGAGCAGTTCCAGATCTTCAAGACCGAGGGACTCTCCCGAGGGTTCAAGGTCGTCGAGAGCGGCCCGCTCGTGAGGAGCAGTTACCACGCGGATCACCAGGCGGATGTCCTCAGCACGATCGAGGAGGAGCGCCGGCGTCGGTCGTAACTCTGCTGGCTTCGTTTCGTTCTGTCAAAGCCCCATCCACTCCCGCAGCACCTTCGCCAACGCCTCCGGCACGGGCATCGCGCTCAATCGTGACTGCTTCACCAGCCCGAACGCCGCGAATCGTGTGTCGGCCTTGATGGCCGCGAGCGTGACGGGTGTCTTCGTCGGCTTCCCCGGCATGAGATCCACCACCGCGAACTTGGGCAGGCCTTCGTCCGTCGTGCCGGGACGCTCGGGGTCTTCATACGGGTTCGACGCGGCCTTCGCCAACCCGACGATCGCCTTCTCGTTTCCCGTGTGATAGATGAATATCTCGTCGCCCTTGCGCATCGAGCGCAGCGCGATGAGCGCACCGGGGTTCGACACGCCCGACCACACGCAACGCTTCTCGCGCACGAGGTCGGCGAACGAGTACTCGCCCGGCTCGGTCTTCAGGAGGAACATCGCCATGCGAAGAGTCTATTGAGGCTCTTGGTGTTCGACGACCGTCGTGCACTCATCTCCAAGTTGCCCGGAGACAAGAAGCGAAAAAGCACAGGCGAGCCTGTGCTTTGGTGTGATCGATGTCGTAGTTGCGAAGTCGTAGTTGTCGAAGACCTCATTGTCGAAGATCAGTTGTTCGAGGCCACAGGCTTCGCGGCCTCAGGCGCATCGACCGGAGCCACGATCTTCGGCTCCGTCTTCTCATCGCTCGGCGTCGATTCACCCGAGCAGCACCCGCTCTTGGCCTCGCCGCCGCAGCAGTCGGACTTCGCTTCGCCCGAGCAGCACCCGGAGGAATCGGTACCGCCGGTCGTGCTCGTGGGCGTGATGCTCGACGACACAGAGTCTTTGGAGCACATGCCCAAGGGGCACCCGGTCGTGATGGCGTTGTAGCCGCCGACGCCGACGCCGATGATGCCGACAGTCGCGAGCAGTCCGGTCCAGAGGCTTGTTCCACAGGCGCACTTCATGAGCGGTCTCCTTGAGTTGATCTCTGATCGTACTGAGTCTGAATCGTTCTGAATCGGCGGGCCAGCGTGTCGCCGGTTTGGATGCGTGATCCGGTCGCGGGTTTCTCCCGCCCATGTGCCTCTACGCCGAAGCAGTCACCCGCATGTTATCGGTGTTCGGACGGGGCGACGACCCCATGGGCACACTGGGCGATCCGGATTGTGAGGGGGACATGGCCCGGAGATGCCGAAAACGACGCCCGTGGCATGCAGGCCGGTGCGCGGCGCGTCGATAGGACGCTGGTTTGAGGATCCGGCCGACGTGCCGGGTCGTGACATTGGAACGCAACTGCTTCTTCGGAGAAGAGGGCCATGGATCAATCGACGCCGCACACCAGTTCCGAGAACTCCGCCAAGCCCCTCGACGCGTCGCACGCGTCGAAGGTGATCTCGGCGTTCTCGAACTTCGAGGACGCGCTGACGGCGTTGCGCGCGCTGTACGACGAGGCCCAGTTCAAGAAGGCCGAACTCGAGCAGCGAGAGGTCGACCTGGTGATGCGCCAGAATCAGGTCGCCGAGCGTGTGCGCGAGGTCGAGAACGAGCGCGCCGGGCTGGAGGCGGAGGTCGCCAAGGCCCAGGAGGAGCGGTCGACGGTCGAGGCGCTTCGAGCCGAGTTCGAGTCTCGCGAGCAGGACCTGCGTCGGCGCGAGGCGGAGCATCTCGAGGCCGTCAATCAGTTGACGCGCCGGGCGGAGGAACTCGAGGCCGAGTCGACGGCGTCGGGCGAGGCGCTTGAGCGTCAGGGGCACGAGTTGTCGCAGGCGCGCGCGCAGGTGGAGCAGATGCGCTTGTCAACCGAGGACCAGCAGGGCGAACTGGCCCGCGAGCGTCAAGCAATCGAGTCGATGCGTCAGGACGTGGAGCGTCGCGAGCGGGATCTCAAGCGGACATCGCAGGAACTGATGGACGCGCAGTCGGAAATCGAGTCGCTGCGGACGCGTCTGCTCGAGGCCGAGGATCTGGCCGAGCAGCGTCAGCACCAG encodes:
- a CDS encoding polysaccharide biosynthesis/export family protein, which gives rise to MDSHTHSAAATRPFTFRVAIGGVLALAGLAGLSGCEVQSFMDPSQLGAFNHTPRVMPILDRIAVIEDRGAAVEYSDPLPADLLPVPTKYRLSPGDRVTLVAWDLIEPGRSEELELTIDTRGFLPVPQLGDVYVARMTQTQAEEAVMQAMKRLVPNPLAQIRPMSQRQQVFTLVGAVNQPGQYFIPDSDYRLSEALTAGGQIDSNAPYVYVIRQVRLSDQARGLTGGNTTTPADPDAGNAPMDPSKFDELLNTITNPDGTKSTPSPAALSRQPEASKPVIDLPERMPPAANAQPSATASSGLSDWVFLNGQWVRIQEDRAAAQPGGTPGGDIATQRIIRIPLKKLLDEGRREVNVVVRPGDVIRIPPQPSGFVYMGGNVGRPGPYQLPANGLFTVRRAIVSSGGLGTFAIPERTELTRIVSEKRQATIRINLRAIANETEPDIILKPDDLINVGTNFWAQPLAVIRNGFRMSYGFGFLLDRNFDTEVYGARRLTNN
- the lipA gene encoding lipoyl synthase encodes the protein MVLNNEGGAVSQLSLKRKPPWLRAKVPGGEGYKRLKGVLSEHRLFTVCEEASCPNLGECWARGVATIMILGDTCTRACGFCNVKTGRPPTLDRDEPRRVAESLRLMWEEANLKHIVITSVNRDELPDGGAGIWAETILRSREACPTMSIEVLIPDFEGNWGALQMVIDAKPHIINHNIECVRRMYPAVRPSAKFDRSVELLRRVKDQGLVAKTGIMVGIGERDEEVLDLMDQVQRGTRVTNAESRMPNAATHAADSCDILTIGQYLQPTRNHLPIDRWVTPEQFQIFKTEGLSRGFKVVESGPLVRSSYHADHQADVLSTIEEERRRRS
- a CDS encoding EVE domain-containing protein; this translates as MAMFLLKTEPGEYSFADLVREKRCVWSGVSNPGALIALRSMRKGDEIFIYHTGNEKAIVGLAKAASNPYEDPERPGTTDEGLPKFAVVDLMPGKPTKTPVTLAAIKADTRFAAFGLVKQSRLSAMPVPEALAKVLREWMGL
- a CDS encoding exosortase/archaeosortase family protein; translated protein: MPGLIDSRRGLVCPSNVTGIERLSSAGTQTRTALGLGAPDTVARAFTSPSSLVGAGLLTLAFVGLFYRWFATQIEYSTMYLDDWGHAFVVPLVSGYLVWTRREALNRTTARAFWPALAPMCLGIFSYVFFTVGFPNHMLQGLSIIGTLGSLVLLLFGPGVLRLTALPILYLAMGITISEAIMNGLTFPLKILASHGAGALLSMLSGLFGYVVDVQGNILSITSPSSGEVKLNVADACSGMRMVVAFVALAGAVGLIRSTQWWQRIALLLMSVPVAVFMNVIRVAVLGLASLSNPEFTKGETHKIIGTLLLVPGLGLFLLMMWALERIIVTDRGAKESAA